A portion of the Eubacterium maltosivorans genome contains these proteins:
- a CDS encoding serine hydrolase: MKRKIISVLGALLLAFGVFGSGAWAAMPSFGPDEGVVVFEVNSGDILVEQNADERYYPASTTKLMTALTALDYVGSSLNDKITVGDEVKLIGYESSVAHLEVGEIYTWEQLLYALLLPSGNDAANVIAANIGRKISGNEKMDYNQAMSVFVDQMNAKAQQMGLKNTHFKNAHGLHDPDHYTTPADMAVIGKTAFSNETISKVEGTKVYEMTTNRGEPQKWKNTDMLLYKDAADYGGTIEEGRTDNPYYNAKAKGGKTGNTDEAGRCFVYNAEDGDAKIVGVIMKGDEKGIFAEASSTINAAFDDNRLLDWTDDSGHYKDFTVINAHYKDGKNLSVKTKEAYSSMIPKGQEDKYTAKVSWDTSLLADTEKGLKVVGDIEPDAQVGTLTIYEGTDSVKSTPLYAQNQIRPRNFWDYLRIAAFIGIPLLVILFIFFRFYVYRKRKIMRAKQARARRRAKQKLYESQGYTGSGTPPRKTTTGEPQHRPQQKRPSGSPPRRKPSGSASQGRPVERNATARPVQKKKRPSSGQSGSRQRTGPRPTGTKKR; this comes from the coding sequence ATGAAGAGGAAAATTATTTCAGTTTTAGGGGCTTTGCTGCTGGCGTTTGGGGTCTTTGGCAGCGGTGCGTGGGCGGCGATGCCATCTTTTGGCCCCGACGAGGGAGTTGTTGTCTTTGAGGTAAACAGCGGCGATATTCTGGTAGAGCAAAACGCAGACGAACGCTACTACCCGGCCAGCACAACAAAGCTTATGACCGCTTTAACGGCTCTGGATTATGTGGGCTCAAGCCTGAATGACAAGATAACCGTTGGCGATGAGGTTAAGCTCATCGGCTACGAGAGCAGCGTGGCTCATCTGGAGGTTGGAGAAATCTATACCTGGGAGCAGCTGCTGTACGCGCTGCTGCTGCCGTCAGGCAACGACGCAGCCAACGTGATCGCAGCCAACATCGGGCGTAAGATCAGTGGAAATGAAAAGATGGACTACAATCAGGCCATGTCGGTCTTCGTGGATCAAATGAATGCCAAAGCGCAGCAGATGGGGCTTAAGAATACACATTTTAAAAATGCCCACGGTCTTCACGATCCCGACCATTACACCACACCAGCCGATATGGCGGTGATCGGGAAGACGGCCTTCTCTAATGAGACCATCTCAAAGGTGGAGGGTACCAAGGTCTATGAGATGACCACCAACCGCGGCGAGCCGCAGAAGTGGAAAAATACGGATATGCTTCTCTATAAGGACGCTGCCGACTACGGCGGAACCATCGAGGAGGGAAGAACTGATAATCCTTACTACAACGCCAAGGCAAAGGGCGGTAAGACTGGTAATACTGATGAAGCGGGCCGCTGCTTTGTCTACAATGCCGAGGATGGTGACGCGAAGATCGTCGGAGTGATTATGAAGGGCGATGAGAAGGGTATTTTTGCCGAGGCCAGCAGTACCATCAACGCCGCCTTTGACGACAACCGCCTGCTGGACTGGACGGATGATTCCGGTCATTATAAAGATTTTACAGTGATTAATGCCCATTACAAGGATGGCAAAAACCTGTCGGTCAAGACAAAGGAAGCCTACAGCTCCATGATCCCCAAGGGGCAGGAGGATAAATACACCGCCAAAGTCTCCTGGGATACCAGCCTTTTGGCTGATACCGAAAAAGGGCTTAAGGTAGTGGGTGATATTGAGCCCGACGCTCAGGTAGGGACATTGACCATCTACGAGGGCACCGACTCAGTGAAATCAACGCCGTTGTATGCCCAGAACCAGATCCGTCCCAGAAATTTCTGGGATTATCTGAGAATCGCGGCCTTTATCGGCATTCCATTGCTGGTGATCCTGTTTATCTTTTTCCGCTTTTATGTTTACCGCAAACGGAAAATCATGCGGGCAAAACAGGCCAGAGCTCGGAGAAGGGCTAAACAGAAACTCTATGAATCGCAGGGCTATACCGGGTCAGGGACGCCTCCGCGTAAAACCACCACCGGTGAGCCGCAGCACAGGCCTCAGCAGAAACGTCCATCCGGCAGTCCACCAAGAAGAAAGCCCTCAGGTTCAGCTTCGCAGGGAAGACCTGTGGAGCGCAATGCCACTGCACGGCCAGTACAAAAGAAAAAACGTCCATCCTCCGGGCAGTCGGGCAGCCGCCAGCGGACAGGTCCGCGCCCAACCGGCACGAAGAAGCGATAA
- a CDS encoding insulinase family protein — MKVHDKLHGFTLLREENIEEVNGVARVFEHDKTGARLIYISNDDDNKVFHIGFRTPSDNSTGVAHIMEHSVLCGSRKYPVKEPFVELAKGSMNTFLNAMTYPDKTVYPIASTNDKDFMNLMDVYLDAVFYPDIYNTPHIFHQEGWHYHLENKEDPITYNGVVYNEMKGVYSSPEEVLQRKIFQTLYPDSIYGEESGGYPENIPDLTFEDFAAFHKKLYHPSNSYIYLYGDGDMDAHLKYLDEAYLSQFDRAAIDSEIPTQLPFEEMAVASDSYPIPSDEDQKNKDYLSLSYVLENEPTFEDILAFDVLGHILLGANSAPLKKALLDLNICKEVDYAYSSSMKQPYFSIVLKHTDEKYKDLFIETVEKTLEELVTSGLDKRSVEAGININEFMLIEGEYGSYPKGLMYGLEMFDTWLYGGDPLSHLKYRDAISKLRMSSENRGFEALIARYLLGNPHQAFVSIHPDCSLAEKKEKALSDKLEAYKKSLSPEELDALVADTQALLERQNTEDSPEALESIPKLSLDEINKKAREVVLYEEEFKGHKLLYHPGYTGGIAYVKFYFDTHTVPQEDLKYLSLVNKIIGRVSTEDYDYERLNQEIEISTGGISSSVETYDNIKESGRYESKFAIKGKAVGPNVKRLLELIESTILRSRFDERHLIEDIVGEIRMNKENQFLMGGHTVSVQRLQSYYSQSARMFEELGGIEFYQFLSDLDDHFDERWEELSAKLKEIANRVFNKKGLIISVTGDKDLKEPVLEAVRGFLENLPDRDMETYRYHFDLEVKDEGFMTAAKIQYVSKGFNIRELGYSYNGSMLVLKSILAMDYLWNRIRVQGGAYGAHFGINRAGELSFASFRDPNLSKTLDAYNEAFEYVENLDISRREMEKYIIGTISSKDVPLSTALKADAADTMYFNRTTQEDLQKERDEILGTTNDSLRKTADMIREAMDKNVLCVIGSEEAVKAAEDEFKEIKYIK, encoded by the coding sequence TTGAAAGTACACGACAAACTACATGGATTCACCCTTTTGAGGGAAGAAAATATTGAAGAAGTAAACGGCGTCGCCCGGGTTTTTGAGCATGACAAAACCGGTGCCCGCCTTATCTATATATCTAACGATGACGATAACAAGGTGTTCCATATCGGGTTCAGAACACCCTCGGACAACAGTACAGGCGTGGCCCACATTATGGAGCATTCCGTTTTATGCGGCTCCAGAAAATACCCGGTTAAGGAGCCCTTTGTAGAGCTGGCCAAGGGGTCTATGAATACCTTCCTGAACGCAATGACCTACCCGGACAAAACCGTCTACCCCATAGCCAGCACCAATGACAAGGATTTTATGAACCTGATGGACGTTTATCTGGATGCGGTGTTTTATCCAGACATTTACAATACGCCGCATATCTTCCATCAGGAGGGATGGCACTACCATCTTGAAAACAAGGAAGACCCCATTACCTATAACGGCGTGGTCTACAATGAGATGAAGGGTGTTTATTCAAGCCCCGAGGAAGTGCTGCAGCGTAAAATTTTTCAGACTCTTTACCCAGATTCAATTTATGGCGAGGAGTCTGGCGGCTATCCGGAAAATATACCAGACCTTACCTTTGAGGACTTTGCAGCGTTCCACAAAAAGCTGTATCATCCTTCCAATTCTTATATTTATCTTTACGGCGACGGCGATATGGACGCCCATTTGAAATATCTGGATGAGGCCTATCTGAGCCAGTTTGACCGCGCAGCTATTGACAGTGAGATTCCGACCCAGTTACCCTTTGAGGAAATGGCGGTCGCCTCAGACAGTTACCCGATTCCGTCGGATGAGGACCAGAAGAACAAGGATTATCTTTCGCTGAGCTATGTGCTGGAGAACGAGCCGACCTTTGAGGATATACTGGCCTTTGACGTGCTGGGACACATCCTGCTTGGGGCAAACTCCGCACCGCTCAAAAAGGCACTTTTAGATCTTAACATCTGTAAAGAGGTAGACTACGCTTATTCCAGCTCCATGAAGCAGCCCTACTTTTCTATTGTGCTCAAGCATACGGACGAAAAATATAAAGACCTTTTTATCGAGACCGTGGAAAAGACCCTGGAAGAGCTGGTGACAAGCGGGCTTGACAAGCGCAGCGTGGAAGCAGGTATTAACATCAATGAATTTATGCTCATCGAGGGTGAGTACGGCTCCTACCCCAAGGGCCTGATGTACGGCTTGGAAATGTTTGATACCTGGCTCTACGGTGGTGATCCGCTGTCACACCTGAAATATCGCGATGCGATTTCCAAGTTGCGTATGAGCAGTGAGAACCGCGGCTTCGAGGCTCTGATCGCGCGTTATCTCCTAGGCAACCCCCACCAGGCGTTTGTGAGCATTCATCCAGACTGCAGTCTGGCCGAAAAGAAAGAAAAAGCGCTCAGCGATAAGCTGGAAGCCTATAAAAAATCGTTGTCGCCAGAAGAACTGGATGCCTTGGTGGCTGATACTCAGGCCCTTTTGGAACGCCAGAACACCGAGGACAGCCCTGAGGCTCTCGAGAGCATTCCGAAGCTGAGCCTTGACGAAATTAATAAAAAGGCCCGTGAGGTGGTTCTCTATGAAGAAGAATTTAAAGGGCATAAGCTGCTTTATCATCCTGGCTATACCGGAGGCATCGCCTATGTCAAGTTCTATTTTGACACACACACAGTCCCTCAGGAGGATCTGAAATATCTGTCTCTGGTCAATAAGATCATTGGCCGGGTCAGCACAGAGGATTATGATTATGAGCGACTGAACCAGGAAATTGAGATCAGCACTGGCGGTATCTCCTCCAGTGTTGAAACCTATGATAACATCAAGGAGAGCGGACGCTACGAGAGCAAATTTGCCATCAAGGGCAAGGCTGTTGGCCCCAATGTCAAGCGCCTGCTGGAGCTTATCGAATCCACAATTTTAAGAAGCCGTTTTGACGAACGCCATCTGATCGAGGATATCGTTGGTGAAATCCGTATGAACAAGGAGAACCAGTTCCTGATGGGCGGTCACACGGTGAGTGTACAGCGTCTCCAGTCCTATTATTCCCAGTCTGCCAGAATGTTTGAGGAGCTCGGCGGTATTGAGTTTTACCAGTTCCTTTCAGATCTCGACGATCATTTTGACGAGCGCTGGGAAGAGCTGTCCGCTAAGCTTAAGGAAATTGCAAATAGGGTCTTTAATAAAAAAGGTCTGATCATCAGCGTCACTGGAGACAAAGATTTGAAGGAGCCAGTGCTCGAAGCTGTGCGCGGATTTTTAGAAAACCTGCCAGACAGAGATATGGAAACCTATCGCTATCATTTTGACCTGGAGGTCAAGGATGAGGGCTTTATGACAGCCGCTAAGATTCAGTACGTTTCCAAGGGCTTTAATATCCGTGAGCTGGGTTACAGCTACAACGGGAGTATGCTGGTACTCAAATCCATTTTGGCCATGGACTACCTCTGGAACCGGATCCGTGTTCAGGGAGGAGCCTACGGTGCGCATTTCGGCATCAACCGGGCCGGAGAGCTTTCCTTTGCCTCCTTCCGTGACCCCAATCTGTCCAAAACTCTAGACGCCTACAACGAGGCCTTTGAGTACGTCGAAAATCTGGATATTTCCAGACGTGAAATGGAAAAATATATTATCGGGACCATCAGCAGTAAGGATGTGCCTTTGTCAACAGCCCTGAAAGCAGACGCGGCGGATACCATGTATTTTAACAGGACTACTCAGGAGGACCTTCAGAAAGAACGTGATGAAATTCTGGGTACGACGAATGACAGCCTGCGCAAAACAGCGGACATGATTCGTGAGGCCATGGATAAAAACGTGCTCTGCGTCATCGGGAGCGAGGAAGCAGTGAAGGCAGCCGAGGACGAATTTAAAGAAATAAAATACATTAAATAA
- a CDS encoding replication-associated recombination protein A has product MQASFFDMNYENQIEDNAPLSVRMRPTTLDEFVGQSHIIGKGKLLYRLIEADKLSSVVFYGPPGTGKTTLAKIIAHRTQAAFYELNAVTSGKKEITEILDKAKDNLGIYNRKSILFIDEIHRFNKAQQDALLPSVEGGLVVLIGATTENPYFEINSPLLSRSTIFEFKTLTDDEIRGLLRRAVTDKKKGYGSMKLKVDEEALDHLTAVSNGDVRRALNALELGILTKEKDDQGYIHIDLETAQECIQKKAVQYDKKGDNHYDTISAFIKSIRGSDPDAALYWLAKMLEAGEDPKFIARRIVISASEDIGNAEPMALLVATAAARAVEMIGLPEARINLAQAVTFLASAPKSNASYAGLDAATSAVRHQSNSEVPGHLRDAHYPGSEKLGRGLNYVYPHSHPGNYYPQQYLPDDLAGTRFYKPTENGYEQKVKEHLEHLKNWEVETK; this is encoded by the coding sequence GTGCAGGCATCTTTTTTTGACATGAACTATGAGAACCAGATTGAGGATAACGCGCCGCTGTCGGTGCGGATGCGTCCGACCACACTGGATGAGTTTGTCGGACAGTCCCATATTATCGGAAAGGGTAAGCTGCTTTACCGTCTTATCGAGGCGGACAAGCTTTCGTCAGTGGTTTTTTACGGTCCTCCGGGAACCGGTAAGACCACACTGGCCAAGATTATAGCTCACCGGACACAGGCTGCTTTTTACGAATTGAACGCCGTAACCTCCGGTAAAAAAGAAATTACAGAAATTTTAGACAAGGCGAAGGATAATTTGGGTATCTATAATCGTAAGTCGATTCTTTTCATCGATGAAATCCACCGATTTAACAAGGCACAGCAGGATGCGCTGCTGCCAAGCGTGGAGGGTGGACTGGTGGTGCTGATCGGCGCGACAACGGAGAACCCTTATTTTGAGATCAACTCGCCGCTTTTGTCACGGTCGACGATCTTTGAGTTTAAAACTTTAACAGACGATGAGATTAGGGGCCTGCTGCGACGAGCTGTTACCGATAAAAAGAAGGGCTATGGCAGTATGAAGCTCAAGGTGGACGAGGAAGCCCTGGATCACCTGACAGCCGTCTCGAACGGCGACGTACGGCGCGCGCTCAATGCGCTGGAGCTTGGGATACTGACCAAGGAGAAAGACGATCAGGGCTATATCCATATCGACCTTGAAACAGCTCAGGAGTGTATTCAGAAAAAGGCTGTACAGTATGATAAAAAGGGCGATAACCATTATGACACCATTTCGGCCTTTATCAAAAGTATACGAGGCTCAGATCCTGACGCGGCTCTTTACTGGCTGGCCAAGATGCTTGAAGCCGGGGAAGATCCTAAATTCATCGCAAGGCGGATTGTGATTTCCGCTTCCGAGGATATCGGAAACGCAGAGCCCATGGCGTTGCTGGTGGCTACAGCCGCAGCCCGGGCTGTTGAGATGATCGGACTGCCCGAGGCGCGCATCAACCTGGCTCAGGCGGTAACCTTTCTGGCCTCTGCGCCAAAAAGTAACGCCTCCTACGCTGGTTTGGACGCCGCAACATCCGCGGTGAGGCATCAGTCCAATTCTGAGGTGCCGGGGCATCTGAGAGACGCTCACTACCCAGGCAGTGAGAAGCTGGGCAGAGGGCTGAACTATGTTTACCCCCACAGCCATCCAGGCAACTATTATCCCCAGCAGTACCTGCCGGACGATCTTGCTGGAACACGGTTTTATAAGCCGACAGAAAACGGCTATGAGCAAAAGGTTAAAGAGCATCTGGAGCATCTGAAGAACTGGGAAGTAGAGACAAAATAA
- a CDS encoding Eco57I restriction-modification methylase domain-containing protein: MKEIIQKIDEVYKRYDYVENKGELLLFLIKILTLKFLVDNGRVVLDRKNAQKLRTDFTVGGIMRVWSRGVSNSHHWTDEGKLTLSGLIWEDVKRFIEDTDSFENKNASVIGELYEECLHRSHKKSQGIFYTPDVLAEYMVSLCVSVVKKEKILDPACGSGSLLSAAYDYILKNTKDLEKEAVHKRLLQKSLCGVDKDPLAVLVTRITLALKGPKYCYPAGIMVGDCLDKSTADFKDSSFDVVIGNPPYVGHKEIDSDYMKRLKALYSDVYQNKGDLSYCFFKRGYELLKDKGRLLFLTSRYFMEAYNARALRQFIREHFMIRRLIDFNGLRVISGIGIDPALSLLIKGRAPARHAARVSRFFVQKGKLRETSVYIEDLESGQPKLHEDFETRQSQMDDALWRLYGPMTKTIVEKIEKRAPFTLENLVDSFQGIITGNDKAFIFDDNELDAYNFNPQFLHPWIKNRNVHAFEITPPGKQILYTNEIDAIERHPYEEVYLKQFREKLSGRRECMSGRLPWYAIQWGRNLECFMKKKIVFPYKAKDNRFAIDENRYFFSADIYGLTLKNRLYSQVNEEFLVVLLNSRLYNFYFKSFAKKLGVDLYEYYPNTVLKLKIPDVSMEISDKFKDFYDKIIDLTETTHQKDREALLLEADRWIYGYFDINEEEISWIEKQ; the protein is encoded by the coding sequence ATGAAGGAAATAATACAGAAGATCGATGAAGTCTATAAACGGTACGATTATGTTGAGAACAAGGGCGAGTTACTGCTTTTTCTCATTAAAATATTGACCCTGAAATTTTTGGTGGATAACGGCCGTGTGGTCTTAGACCGAAAAAACGCTCAAAAGCTGCGAACAGACTTTACCGTTGGCGGCATCATGCGGGTGTGGAGCCGCGGCGTCTCAAACTCCCATCACTGGACCGATGAGGGAAAACTGACACTCAGCGGGTTGATCTGGGAGGATGTGAAGCGTTTTATCGAGGATACCGACAGTTTTGAAAATAAGAACGCCAGCGTCATCGGGGAGCTGTACGAGGAGTGCCTGCACCGCAGCCATAAAAAGAGCCAGGGAATTTTTTACACGCCGGATGTTCTGGCAGAGTATATGGTTTCGCTTTGTGTGAGCGTTGTGAAGAAAGAAAAGATTCTAGACCCGGCCTGCGGCAGCGGATCGCTCCTCAGCGCTGCCTATGACTATATCCTGAAGAACACCAAGGATCTTGAAAAGGAGGCTGTGCACAAGCGGCTGCTTCAGAAATCATTATGCGGTGTGGATAAGGATCCTCTGGCTGTACTGGTAACCCGGATCACATTGGCGTTAAAGGGACCGAAATACTGCTATCCGGCAGGTATCATGGTGGGAGACTGTCTGGATAAGTCCACGGCTGACTTTAAGGACAGCTCCTTTGATGTGGTAATCGGCAATCCGCCCTACGTCGGGCACAAGGAAATTGACTCGGATTATATGAAGCGCTTAAAAGCCCTGTACAGCGATGTTTATCAGAACAAGGGGGATTTATCCTATTGCTTTTTTAAACGTGGATATGAGCTTCTGAAAGATAAAGGAAGGCTTTTATTCCTGACTTCCAGGTATTTTATGGAAGCCTACAATGCGCGGGCTCTCCGGCAGTTTATCCGCGAGCATTTTATGATCAGGCGGCTCATTGATTTTAATGGCCTGCGTGTTATAAGCGGCATCGGCATCGATCCGGCGCTGAGCCTTCTGATAAAGGGCAGGGCCCCTGCGCGGCATGCGGCACGGGTTTCCCGGTTTTTTGTACAGAAGGGTAAGCTGCGGGAAACGTCAGTTTACATTGAAGATCTGGAAAGCGGCCAGCCAAAGCTTCATGAGGACTTTGAGACGCGCCAGAGCCAGATGGATGACGCTTTGTGGCGGCTTTACGGCCCCATGACAAAAACGATCGTGGAAAAAATTGAGAAGCGCGCGCCCTTTACCTTGGAAAACCTGGTGGACAGCTTCCAGGGGATCATCACCGGCAATGATAAAGCCTTTATCTTTGACGACAATGAGCTGGATGCGTATAATTTCAATCCACAGTTTCTGCATCCCTGGATAAAAAACCGGAACGTGCACGCCTTTGAGATTACTCCGCCGGGAAAACAGATATTGTATACCAATGAGATTGACGCCATCGAGCGACATCCTTATGAGGAGGTCTACCTGAAGCAGTTCAGAGAAAAGCTAAGCGGCCGGCGGGAGTGCATGAGCGGGCGTCTGCCCTGGTATGCTATCCAGTGGGGCAGGAACCTCGAATGCTTTATGAAAAAAAAGATCGTTTTTCCATATAAGGCAAAGGACAATCGCTTTGCCATTGATGAGAACCGCTATTTCTTCAGCGCGGATATCTATGGTCTTACACTGAAGAACCGACTGTACAGCCAGGTGAACGAGGAATTTTTGGTGGTGCTGCTTAACAGCCGTCTTTATAATTTTTATTTTAAGTCCTTTGCGAAAAAGCTTGGTGTTGATCTGTACGAGTATTATCCTAATACTGTGCTAAAGTTGAAAATTCCTGACGTGAGCATGGAAATTTCGGACAAATTTAAGGATTTTTATGATAAAATTATAGACTTGACTGAGACTACCCACCAAAAAGATCGGGAGGCCTTACTTTTGGAGGCGGACCGTTGGATTTATGGGTATTTTGACATAAATGAAGAAGAAATCAGCTGGATTGAAAAACAATAA